The proteins below come from a single Mesobacillus jeotgali genomic window:
- a CDS encoding DMT family transporter, translating into MKNLKIYLILTGVMFLWGLNVTALKIIVGNFPPITITSLRVFTAGVSVFIILFFLKKVRIPSRQEWKYILGGAILNVTGHHLFLGIGLKVTSAVNGGLILGMGPLLTALMAILFLGKRLTFVRTLGFIFGGIGVSLTVMAGSTGLSGMSIGDFYVFLSILSQAISFIIISKAAKTLDPRLLTGYMLIFGSILMFFIGLWKEPGGLASLSNGSLGVWSVFFASAIFATAVGHMLYNYAIGKAGPAEASIFLNLNTFLSIMFAAIFLGEHITSSHLLGLIFIVSGVIFGSGALEELLLRNKIKRNAA; encoded by the coding sequence ATGAAAAACCTTAAAATATATTTGATTCTTACCGGTGTCATGTTTTTATGGGGACTGAATGTAACGGCCCTAAAGATTATAGTAGGGAATTTCCCGCCAATCACAATCACTTCTCTCCGCGTCTTCACGGCTGGAGTTTCGGTGTTTATCATTCTATTTTTCTTGAAAAAAGTACGGATCCCATCAAGGCAGGAGTGGAAATATATATTAGGCGGGGCAATCCTGAATGTCACTGGCCACCATTTATTCCTTGGCATTGGATTAAAAGTGACATCTGCTGTTAACGGTGGTCTGATCCTCGGTATGGGCCCATTGCTGACGGCTTTGATGGCAATTTTATTCCTTGGGAAACGTCTGACATTTGTACGGACACTCGGTTTTATCTTTGGAGGGATTGGCGTCTCGTTGACTGTGATGGCAGGGAGCACAGGACTGTCAGGCATGTCGATTGGTGATTTTTATGTATTTCTGTCCATATTATCTCAGGCGATCAGCTTCATCATTATTTCAAAAGCAGCAAAAACTCTGGATCCCCGTCTGCTGACGGGATATATGCTGATTTTCGGCTCAATCCTGATGTTTTTTATCGGACTATGGAAGGAACCAGGTGGATTAGCAAGCTTAAGTAATGGTTCCCTTGGAGTGTGGAGCGTGTTTTTCGCTTCAGCAATCTTCGCGACCGCAGTAGGGCATATGCTCTACAATTACGCAATTGGCAAAGCCGGACCAGCGGAAGCATCCATTTTCCTGAACTTGAATACATTCCTGTCAATCATGTTCGCAGCCATCTTCCTCGGGGAGCATATTACTTCTTCTCACCTGCTGGGATTGATTTTCATCGTTTCCGGTGTCATATTCGGATCAGGAGCACTTGAGGAATTGTTGCTGAGAAACAAGATAAAACGGAACGCAGCTTAA
- a CDS encoding NAD(P)-binding protein has protein sequence MIYPINVQIRDRNVVVIGGGRVAQRKVYGLLDAGAKVKVVSPELTSELLRLSEIGEISWRPEPYAKEDLKGALLIVAATNDRETNLAVKRDAAPYQLVNLADHPEESDFQVPSVMKRGKLTIAVSTSGASPVLAKKISRQLEQMFDEQYESYVEFLASSRKEIKAAVKDETVRRKLLSTIADESFVKEPYREERFARLLEEAISEEGR, from the coding sequence ATGATATACCCTATAAATGTACAGATACGGGATCGGAATGTCGTAGTGATTGGCGGGGGCAGAGTTGCTCAACGTAAAGTCTATGGCTTGCTGGATGCTGGAGCGAAAGTGAAGGTAGTGAGCCCGGAATTAACAAGCGAATTGCTGCGGCTATCCGAAATCGGCGAAATTTCCTGGCGGCCTGAGCCTTATGCAAAGGAAGATCTTAAAGGAGCTTTGCTCATCGTTGCCGCCACTAATGACCGAGAGACGAACCTGGCAGTTAAAAGGGATGCAGCACCATATCAATTGGTTAATCTTGCAGATCATCCGGAGGAATCGGACTTCCAGGTCCCATCCGTCATGAAAAGAGGCAAATTGACCATTGCCGTCTCTACATCGGGAGCAAGTCCGGTACTGGCAAAAAAGATTTCCCGCCAGCTAGAGCAGATGTTTGATGAACAATATGAGAGCTACGTGGAGTTCCTGGCATCCAGCCGGAAAGAAATCAAGGCGGCTGTCAAAGATGAAACAGTAAGAAGGAAGCTTCTGAGTACAATAGCAGACGAAAGTTTCGTAAAGGAGCCCTATCGAGAAGAAAGGTTTGCCAGGCTGCTTGAAGAAGCGATAAGTGAGGAGGGGAGGTAA
- a CDS encoding sigma-54-dependent Fis family transcriptional regulator, whose translation MIEFKDIVTPVDCQVTEKTTLREALGIFREMKWNLLPVTDAERNLQGVFTRSGLYQMILDGSPLEAPIQPYIKKQARSIRIDTPYREIEQIVKTSKVGTGVVLDEQDKVIGLLTKTEMVVALLKSANTLKDQLETILQHSNIGVLMTDGRMNVVYANEAFAKISGRAVDSIVSRKIGEILPGLLKEENSPHHYEKFKSILHISSYETVNHEEGKILLFQDISEFEKMAEELETVKKLKLTIETTLENAYDGILMTDERNMITMVSPPLLELFNLEKTEVLYKPVDQVLPQLKLGNVFSSEMAEVSDFHEINGIRYIVHRIPIKKDGKVIGAIGKVMFRQLNEVSELFKRLQKAENKASFYHQQLQKSESARFTWDHIFSEDPYMEKLKKSAAKAAKGRSTVLVRGESGTGKELFAHAIHNSSARSEGKFVVVNCAAIPEDLLESEFFGYEEGAFTGAKQRGKIGKFDLANGGTLFLDEIGDMSLSLQAKLLRVLQEREFYRVGGNVRVKVDVRIIAATNRNLEEMVKQGEFREDLYYRLNVISLNIPPLRERVHDVEYLIGGLMKELNSMLGTSITGISSQAKTALLRYEWPGNVRELRNVLERAMTFAEHGKIQAEDLPDYLISQLSSPLGEQISLAEDAELGAIRKALSQTNGNKAKAARLLGISRSGLYEKIKKYQLSV comes from the coding sequence ATGATTGAATTCAAGGATATAGTTACGCCTGTCGACTGCCAGGTCACGGAAAAAACAACATTAAGAGAGGCACTTGGAATTTTCAGAGAGATGAAATGGAATCTTCTGCCCGTTACTGACGCCGAACGGAATTTGCAGGGCGTTTTTACCCGGAGTGGGCTTTATCAAATGATCCTGGATGGCAGTCCGCTGGAGGCACCAATCCAGCCATACATAAAGAAGCAAGCAAGGTCCATCCGTATTGACACCCCTTACCGTGAAATCGAGCAAATTGTTAAAACGAGCAAGGTTGGGACAGGGGTCGTACTTGATGAGCAGGACAAGGTCATCGGTTTACTGACCAAAACCGAAATGGTGGTCGCTCTGTTAAAATCTGCGAATACACTCAAGGATCAGCTGGAAACGATCCTGCAGCACTCCAATATCGGTGTGCTCATGACGGACGGCCGGATGAATGTAGTGTATGCAAATGAAGCCTTCGCCAAAATCAGCGGCAGGGCAGTTGATTCAATTGTGTCCAGGAAGATCGGTGAGATTCTTCCCGGCTTGTTGAAAGAAGAAAATTCACCTCATCATTATGAAAAATTTAAATCGATTTTACATATTTCTTCCTATGAAACAGTGAATCATGAGGAAGGGAAGATCCTGTTATTCCAGGATATTTCCGAATTTGAAAAAATGGCAGAAGAGCTGGAGACCGTCAAAAAGCTGAAGCTGACAATCGAGACGACGCTCGAGAATGCATATGATGGAATCCTGATGACAGACGAAAGAAACATGATCACGATGGTCAGCCCGCCGCTGCTTGAATTGTTCAACCTGGAAAAAACAGAAGTTTTGTATAAACCGGTTGACCAAGTACTTCCGCAGCTGAAGCTTGGCAATGTATTTAGCTCAGAAATGGCGGAGGTCAGCGATTTTCACGAGATAAACGGAATAAGATATATTGTCCATCGGATACCAATCAAAAAGGATGGCAAGGTGATCGGAGCGATTGGAAAAGTGATGTTCCGCCAGCTGAATGAGGTCAGCGAGCTGTTCAAGAGGCTTCAGAAGGCGGAGAACAAGGCAAGCTTTTACCACCAGCAGCTGCAGAAATCAGAGTCTGCCAGATTCACGTGGGACCATATTTTCAGCGAAGATCCTTATATGGAAAAATTAAAGAAGAGTGCTGCCAAAGCAGCAAAAGGAAGGTCAACTGTCCTGGTCAGGGGAGAAAGCGGTACAGGGAAAGAGTTATTCGCGCATGCCATCCATAACAGCAGCGCCCGGAGCGAAGGCAAGTTTGTTGTAGTCAATTGTGCCGCAATACCGGAGGACCTGCTCGAATCCGAGTTTTTCGGATATGAAGAAGGGGCCTTTACGGGGGCAAAGCAGCGCGGTAAAATCGGGAAGTTTGACCTTGCGAATGGCGGGACGCTTTTCCTCGATGAAATCGGCGATATGTCTCTCTCCCTCCAGGCAAAACTATTGAGGGTCCTGCAGGAGCGGGAGTTTTACAGGGTAGGCGGAAATGTCCGGGTAAAGGTCGATGTCCGTATTATCGCGGCGACAAATCGCAACCTGGAAGAAATGGTGAAGCAGGGGGAGTTCAGGGAAGACCTTTATTATCGTCTTAACGTCATATCTTTGAATATTCCGCCGCTAAGGGAACGTGTTCATGATGTCGAGTATTTGATCGGCGGTTTAATGAAAGAATTGAATTCGATGCTGGGCACGAGCATCACAGGTATCTCTTCACAGGCAAAGACCGCCCTGCTGCGCTATGAATGGCCGGGCAATGTCAGGGAACTGCGGAATGTCCTGGAACGCGCGATGACCTTTGCCGAGCATGGGAAAATTCAGGCTGAGGACTTGCCGGATTATCTAATCTCGCAGCTATCCAGCCCGCTCGGCGAACAAATCAGCCTTGCAGAAGATGCCGAGCTCGGAGCCATCAGAAAAGCGCTCTCCCAGACGAACGGAAACAAAGCAAAGGCAGCAAGACTCTTAGGCATCAGCCGCTCAGGCCTTTATGAAAAAATAAAGAAATATCAGCTGAGCGTATAG
- a CDS encoding 3-hydroxyacyl-CoA dehydrogenase, with protein sequence MKMSEVRAIVTGGASGLGEATVRRIVEQGGKAAILDLSVERGDALVKELGEQAIFIKTDVTSEEEAGNAINKAIESLGSINTVVNCAGIGVAGKLLSRKGVHSLDMFSKVISINLIGTFNVIRLASEQMSKNEANELGERGVIINTASVAAFDGQIGQAAYSASKGGVVGMTLPIARELASYGIRVMTIAPGLFHTPMFDSLPVEARDSLGKMVPFPQRLGYPEEYALLAESILTNPMLNGETIRLDGAIRMQPK encoded by the coding sequence ATGAAAATGAGTGAAGTAAGAGCGATTGTTACAGGCGGAGCTTCTGGTTTGGGAGAAGCAACTGTCAGGAGAATTGTAGAGCAAGGGGGGAAGGCGGCAATCCTTGATTTGTCAGTGGAACGCGGAGATGCTCTCGTTAAAGAACTTGGGGAACAGGCAATATTCATTAAAACAGATGTAACAAGTGAAGAAGAAGCAGGGAATGCCATCAACAAAGCAATTGAATCATTGGGATCGATTAACACGGTTGTTAACTGTGCAGGAATTGGAGTTGCAGGCAAGCTGTTATCACGGAAAGGTGTCCATTCCCTAGACATGTTCTCGAAAGTAATTTCCATCAACTTGATAGGAACCTTCAATGTCATCAGGCTTGCTTCGGAACAGATGTCTAAAAACGAAGCGAATGAACTTGGTGAGCGGGGCGTCATCATTAATACAGCATCTGTTGCCGCGTTTGATGGCCAAATCGGGCAGGCTGCCTATAGTGCTTCAAAAGGCGGCGTTGTCGGCATGACGCTGCCAATTGCCAGGGAGCTAGCTTCATATGGAATCAGGGTGATGACAATTGCACCAGGGCTTTTCCATACGCCGATGTTCGATTCACTCCCAGTGGAAGCCAGGGACTCTCTGGGAAAAATGGTGCCATTTCCGCAGCGTCTAGGTTATCCCGAGGAATATGCGCTGCTTGCTGAAAGCATCCTGACAAATCCAATGCTGAATGGCGAAACAATACGACTGGACGGAGCCATCCGCATGCAGCCGAAATAA
- the cobA gene encoding uroporphyrinogen-III C-methyltransferase, with protein sequence MEKGRAYLVGAGPGDVQLITVKGMEAIKKAQVILYDRLANPKLLDYAPADCELIYCGKLPDRHILRQEMINDLLVEKVLEGKIVVRLKGGDPGVFGRVGEEAAALAENGLSFDIVPGITSGISAPLYAGIPVTHREFGESFAVVTAHDKSENGQPKLDWKGLATGIDTIAFYMGISNLPYISGNLIKHGKPADTPVILIQWGTFSRQQTLEGTLANIAAKAKEVNFTNPAITLVGDIVSLRKKLNWFEKKPLFGKQILLARTGTDESELAKELMEQGADVIEFPKWKKVPFPVDQTVIKRIADYEQILFTSPESVGEFFEILFSEGIDIRRVKADFYGCSTKSVKALNEKGFFAEVDGKMSQEGKLLIVGDSDTAYKYPYAERFVTSKKVIDEQFTPIFKRVLEEASVNTVIFPSTRSVKTMIDEGILKEIIPQQLLKTAKVVCMGVRTAETAGEYGIAAGKVLEAPDKNAVVDCLANKESELAFV encoded by the coding sequence ATGGAAAAAGGAAGAGCTTATTTAGTCGGTGCAGGGCCAGGAGACGTACAGTTGATCACAGTTAAGGGGATGGAAGCCATTAAAAAGGCGCAGGTCATTTTATATGACCGCCTTGCCAACCCGAAACTGCTGGATTATGCTCCTGCGGATTGCGAGCTGATCTACTGCGGCAAGCTCCCGGACCGGCACATCCTTCGCCAGGAAATGATCAATGACCTTCTGGTTGAAAAAGTGCTTGAAGGTAAAATCGTAGTCCGCCTCAAGGGCGGCGATCCTGGCGTGTTTGGGCGCGTAGGCGAGGAAGCAGCTGCTTTGGCTGAAAATGGCCTTTCTTTTGACATTGTTCCGGGAATCACCTCAGGAATATCTGCCCCGCTTTATGCAGGAATTCCCGTCACACACCGTGAATTTGGTGAATCCTTCGCGGTTGTGACTGCCCATGATAAATCTGAAAATGGCCAGCCGAAACTGGATTGGAAAGGGCTTGCCACCGGCATTGACACAATTGCCTTTTACATGGGCATTTCAAATCTTCCTTACATCAGCGGAAATTTAATCAAACACGGAAAACCGGCGGATACCCCGGTGATCCTCATCCAATGGGGAACCTTTTCCCGGCAGCAGACTTTGGAGGGAACTCTGGCTAATATTGCTGCCAAAGCGAAGGAAGTGAATTTTACAAACCCTGCCATCACTCTTGTTGGTGACATTGTATCGCTGCGAAAGAAGTTGAACTGGTTTGAAAAGAAACCTTTGTTTGGTAAACAAATATTACTTGCCAGAACAGGAACGGATGAGAGTGAACTGGCGAAGGAATTGATGGAGCAGGGAGCAGATGTGATTGAATTCCCGAAATGGAAGAAAGTCCCCTTTCCTGTTGATCAAACAGTGATCAAGCGAATTGCTGATTACGAGCAAATTCTTTTTACCTCTCCTGAAAGTGTTGGGGAATTCTTCGAAATCTTATTTTCAGAAGGAATCGATATCAGAAGGGTGAAAGCAGACTTTTACGGCTGTTCAACAAAGTCTGTCAAGGCATTGAATGAAAAGGGCTTTTTTGCAGAAGTGGATGGGAAGATGTCTCAAGAAGGAAAGCTGTTAATCGTAGGTGACAGTGATACCGCCTATAAGTATCCTTATGCTGAAAGGTTCGTCACATCCAAAAAGGTCATCGACGAGCAATTCACGCCTATTTTTAAAAGAGTACTTGAGGAAGCTTCTGTAAACACAGTTATTTTTCCAAGCACCAGGTCTGTCAAAACAATGATAGATGAAGGGATCCTCAAGGAAATCATTCCACAGCAGCTTTTGAAAACAGCAAAGGTTGTTTGTATGGGAGTTAGGACGGCAGAGACTGCAGGCGAATATGGTATTGCAGCTGGTAAAGTGTTGGAAGCGCCGGATAAAAACGCTGTGGTCGATTGTTTGGCTAATAAAGAATCTGAGCTGGCATTCGTGTAG
- a CDS encoding YciI family protein: protein MKKFVVFLKDKRKGKLEPSLLTRHIEHLRNLNQEGKLMVGGPLKNNEQAMIILNCDDIDEALQLVESDPFIKEKYYNTYDINELIVANEENNWLIDSPQTTGNLVH from the coding sequence ATGAAAAAATTTGTCGTGTTCCTAAAAGATAAAAGGAAAGGCAAACTGGAACCAAGCCTGTTGACAAGGCATATTGAACACCTCAGGAATTTAAACCAGGAAGGAAAACTGATGGTTGGCGGTCCGTTGAAAAATAACGAGCAAGCAATGATCATCCTGAATTGCGATGATATTGATGAAGCACTCCAACTTGTCGAAAGTGACCCGTTCATAAAAGAGAAATATTACAATACATATGATATCAACGAACTTATCGTTGCCAACGAAGAAAATAACTGGCTGATAGACAGTCCGCAGACGACAGGGAATCTGGTTCATTAG
- a CDS encoding nitrite reductase (NAD(P)H) small subunit, whose amino-acid sequence MQETMVRIKLADYDSLPVGAGQAITVNGENIVLFRISNGDVKAVENRSPHRKGGTLADALVSGKFIYCPVYDLKISLEDGKVQAPDTGEVKTYHVEVIENEVYITI is encoded by the coding sequence ATGCAGGAAACAATGGTGAGAATCAAGCTGGCGGATTATGATTCCCTTCCTGTGGGGGCAGGGCAGGCAATCACAGTGAATGGCGAGAACATTGTCTTGTTCCGTATATCGAATGGAGATGTCAAAGCGGTTGAAAACCGCAGTCCCCACAGAAAAGGCGGCACCCTTGCCGATGCACTCGTAAGCGGGAAGTTTATCTACTGTCCAGTCTACGATCTGAAGATATCACTGGAAGACGGGAAAGTTCAGGCTCCGGATACAGGAGAAGTAAAAACGTATCATGTTGAAGTAATCGAAAATGAAGTGTATATAACAATATGA
- a CDS encoding sirohydrochlorin chelatase, which translates to MEATVFISHGSRSEQGNKVFVSFIEKVISTGNSTNASYGFLENARPAIFEAVESCILKGASSVTVVPVLLLPGIHANVDIPAELDRIRQKYPEIKIFYCEPLGVNETILEIVLDRLKKQGFTGMNSETVLLVGHGSRDPLAAMEFEKLAGRVQEKVSVKVDTGYITTQPFYGEKLLGSDSSSKIYILPFLLYTGGFTAKIEETVQNVLDQYPEKEIVLCEPIGFDERLGELLLQRVDEARAR; encoded by the coding sequence ATGGAAGCAACAGTATTCATCAGCCATGGCAGCAGAAGTGAGCAAGGAAACAAGGTATTTGTATCATTTATCGAGAAGGTGATTTCAACAGGGAATAGTACAAATGCTTCCTACGGATTCCTTGAAAATGCCCGGCCAGCCATATTCGAAGCGGTCGAATCATGTATTTTAAAGGGTGCATCATCGGTAACCGTCGTTCCCGTTTTGCTGCTTCCGGGAATCCATGCAAATGTAGACATTCCAGCCGAATTGGATAGGATCAGACAAAAGTACCCAGAAATAAAGATTTTCTATTGTGAGCCACTCGGTGTAAATGAAACGATCCTGGAAATCGTACTGGACCGCCTGAAGAAACAAGGTTTCACAGGTATGAACTCAGAGACCGTCCTGCTCGTCGGACATGGCAGCAGAGATCCCCTGGCAGCGATGGAATTCGAAAAGCTGGCAGGCAGGGTTCAGGAGAAAGTCTCGGTAAAAGTTGATACTGGATATATAACAACACAGCCATTTTATGGAGAAAAGCTCTTGGGAAGTGACTCGTCATCAAAGATTTATATTTTGCCATTCTTGCTGTATACAGGCGGTTTTACCGCTAAAATAGAGGAAACAGTACAAAATGTGTTGGATCAATATCCTGAAAAAGAGATTGTCCTGTGCGAACCAATAGGCTTTGATGAACGACTGGGCGAACTGCTTCTGCAAAGAGTTGATGAAGCAAGAGCAAGGTAA
- the nirB gene encoding nitrite reductase large subunit NirB, with amino-acid sequence MKKKLVMIGNGMAGVRTIEELLKLQPDGYEITIFGNEPHPNYNRIMLSTVLQGDKSIEDIIMNDWDWYKNNGIKLYTGEAVVGIDNQKKQLLSDQGRLVDYDELIIATGSSSFILPVPGSDKQGVVGFRDIHDCEMMIKDSRKYKKAAVIGGGLLGLEAARGLLNLGMEVNVVHLMPHLMERQLDETASGMLKKELENQGMNFLLEKQTAEILGDERVTGLRFSDGSEIQADLVVMAVGIRPNVQLAKDSGIYVNRGIVVNDYMETDMPNIYAVGECAEHREIVYGLVAPLYEQGKVLAANLAGIPANPYEGTICGTQLKVSGCDLFSAGEIGDDEGTKSIKVHNEFDGIYKKIVIRDNRIAGIVLYGDTKDSNRLFRMLTKREDISGMTSVSILEANGCCGGGEAGDVAAMADDELVCGCNGVTKGTIVDAIRTNELTTVDEVGGCTNAGRSCGRCKSLISDILAYTLGDQYDTSVKKAGICGCTTLSKDEIVAEIREKGLTNVREVMNVLGWSQEEGCSKCRPAINYYLGMINFDGYKDERDSRLVNEKMHANIQKDGTYSVVPRMYGGVTTAADLKKIAEVAEKYDVPLVKMTGGQRIGLFGVNKEDLPAMWEDLGMPSGYAYGKTLRTVKTCVGEKFCRFGTQDSMGLGIELEKKFERLDTPHKVKMGVSACPRNCAESGIKDIGFVGVDGGWEIYIGGNGGTDLRAADLLDTVKTKEEAMEITGAYLQYYRETAAYLERTAPWLERMGLEHVKEVLADESMRKQLNERLDKTLERYNEPWQEAISDNGIKEKYYKVRNVTVE; translated from the coding sequence ATGAAAAAGAAACTAGTCATGATAGGAAACGGAATGGCAGGAGTAAGGACGATTGAAGAATTGCTTAAACTTCAGCCAGATGGATATGAGATCACTATTTTTGGGAATGAGCCACATCCTAACTACAATAGAATTATGTTGTCCACTGTCCTTCAGGGAGATAAGTCAATCGAAGACATCATCATGAATGACTGGGATTGGTACAAGAATAACGGCATCAAGCTTTATACAGGGGAAGCAGTTGTCGGGATAGACAATCAGAAGAAGCAGCTGCTATCTGATCAGGGACGTCTTGTAGATTATGATGAGTTGATCATTGCAACAGGCTCAAGCTCGTTTATTCTTCCGGTACCTGGATCTGATAAACAGGGAGTAGTCGGATTTCGTGACATCCATGATTGTGAAATGATGATCAAAGATTCCAGGAAGTATAAAAAGGCAGCTGTAATTGGCGGTGGGCTGTTAGGCCTTGAAGCAGCTAGAGGGCTGCTGAATTTGGGAATGGAAGTCAATGTTGTCCATTTGATGCCGCATCTGATGGAAAGACAGCTTGATGAAACAGCTTCAGGAATGCTGAAAAAAGAGCTGGAAAACCAAGGTATGAATTTCTTGCTTGAAAAGCAGACAGCGGAAATTCTAGGAGACGAGAGAGTAACCGGACTCAGATTCTCTGATGGTTCCGAAATACAGGCAGATCTTGTCGTCATGGCTGTCGGCATCCGTCCTAATGTCCAGCTGGCCAAAGACAGCGGCATTTATGTCAACAGAGGGATTGTCGTCAATGATTATATGGAGACAGATATGCCGAATATATATGCCGTCGGGGAATGTGCTGAACATAGAGAAATCGTTTATGGCCTTGTGGCACCGCTGTATGAACAGGGAAAAGTACTTGCAGCTAACCTTGCGGGAATTCCGGCTAACCCTTATGAAGGAACGATTTGCGGCACTCAGTTGAAGGTATCTGGCTGTGATTTGTTCTCAGCAGGTGAAATCGGCGATGACGAAGGAACTAAATCAATCAAAGTCCACAATGAGTTTGATGGAATCTACAAGAAAATTGTCATTCGTGACAATCGGATTGCCGGGATTGTACTTTATGGTGATACAAAGGACAGCAACCGCCTGTTCAGGATGCTGACGAAAAGAGAAGACATCAGCGGAATGACAAGTGTCTCGATTCTTGAAGCAAATGGCTGCTGCGGCGGAGGAGAAGCAGGCGATGTAGCAGCGATGGCTGATGACGAGCTTGTCTGCGGCTGTAATGGTGTCACAAAAGGAACGATTGTCGACGCAATCCGTACAAATGAGTTGACTACTGTTGACGAAGTGGGTGGCTGCACAAACGCGGGCCGTTCATGCGGAAGATGTAAATCGCTCATATCCGATATCCTCGCATATACACTTGGCGACCAGTATGATACTTCGGTGAAAAAAGCAGGGATCTGCGGATGCACAACTTTAAGCAAAGACGAAATTGTTGCTGAAATCAGGGAAAAAGGCCTGACGAATGTCAGGGAAGTCATGAATGTTCTAGGATGGTCCCAGGAAGAAGGATGTTCAAAATGCCGTCCAGCGATCAACTATTACCTTGGTATGATCAATTTTGACGGCTATAAGGATGAACGAGATTCTAGGCTGGTTAATGAGAAAATGCATGCCAACATCCAGAAAGATGGGACATATTCCGTTGTTCCAAGAATGTATGGCGGTGTGACGACTGCTGCAGACTTGAAGAAAATTGCAGAAGTTGCCGAGAAGTACGACGTGCCTTTAGTAAAAATGACGGGCGGACAGAGGATTGGCCTATTCGGTGTCAACAAAGAGGACCTTCCTGCAATGTGGGAAGACCTGGGGATGCCATCAGGCTATGCGTACGGAAAAACATTGCGTACTGTAAAAACCTGTGTTGGCGAAAAGTTCTGCCGTTTTGGAACTCAGGATTCAATGGGACTTGGAATTGAGCTAGAGAAAAAGTTTGAGCGCCTTGATACACCGCATAAGGTCAAGATGGGAGTTTCTGCTTGCCCAAGGAACTGTGCGGAATCCGGAATTAAAGACATTGGCTTTGTAGGGGTCGATGGCGGCTGGGAAATCTATATCGGCGGAAATGGCGGAACAGACCTGCGTGCTGCTGATCTGCTTGATACCGTTAAGACAAAAGAAGAGGCAATGGAAATTACGGGGGCATACCTCCAATACTACCGAGAAACAGCTGCCTATCTTGAAAGGACGGCTCCTTGGCTTGAAAGGATGGGACTAGAACATGTTAAAGAAGTCCTCGCCGATGAGAGCATGAGAAAACAGTTAAACGAAAGACTGGATAAGACATTGGAGCGATATAACGAGCCGTGGCAGGAAGCAATCTCTGATAACGGAATAAAAGAAAAATACTATAAAGTACGAAACGTAACGGTTGAATAG